Proteins from a single region of Streptomyces glaucescens:
- a CDS encoding class I SAM-dependent methyltransferase, translating into MTHTPAPEQPADFWEGFYRKDDRVWSGRPNPSLVREAGELTPGTALDLGCGEGADAVWLAARGWRVTAVDIADTALERAARHAADAGVGERIAWERHELGHTFPDGTFDLVCAHYLQSPVDLDLYGILRRAAAAVAPGGTLLITLHGTWPTWMAEPPFHGEFPTLDGLLAELALPDETWTVVTARADRKPSTSPEGVEGHREDNVWRLRRT; encoded by the coding sequence ATGACGCACACCCCCGCACCGGAGCAGCCCGCCGACTTCTGGGAGGGCTTCTACCGCAAGGACGACCGCGTATGGAGCGGCCGCCCCAACCCGTCGCTGGTACGCGAGGCGGGCGAGCTGACCCCGGGCACCGCGCTGGACCTCGGATGCGGTGAAGGCGCCGACGCGGTCTGGCTGGCCGCCCGTGGCTGGCGGGTCACCGCGGTCGACATCGCGGACACCGCCCTGGAGCGCGCCGCCCGCCATGCCGCGGACGCCGGAGTCGGCGAGCGCATCGCGTGGGAGCGCCACGAGCTGGGACACACCTTCCCGGACGGCACCTTCGACCTGGTCTGCGCCCACTACCTCCAGTCCCCGGTCGACCTCGACCTGTACGGCATCCTGCGCCGCGCCGCCGCGGCCGTGGCGCCCGGGGGCACCCTCCTGATCACGCTGCACGGCACCTGGCCGACCTGGATGGCCGAGCCGCCCTTCCACGGCGAGTTCCCCACCCTGGACGGCCTGCTCGCCGAACTCGCTCTGCCCGACGAGACCTGGACCGTGGTCACCGCGCGGGCCGACCGCAAGCCCAGCACCTCGCCGGAGGGCGTCGAGGGCCACCGGGAGGACAACGTCTGGCGGCTGCGCCGAACCTGA
- a CDS encoding FAD-dependent oxidoreductase, translating to MSEQAGTSGSYWLQTLPPGEPAPAPQSDLTVDVAVIGGGIAGLSTAWELVRRGREVAVFEADRIAAGVTGHTTAKVSAQHTLIYDRLRRSRGAEGARLYARSQLEAIRHAAETAHELGIDCDWEDTAAYTYVQGRHRVPELRAEAEAAREAGLPAEFTTETDLPFPVAGAVRVTEQAQFHPRKYLMALADSLRRGGGRLYEGTRVVGLTEGEPCVLTTDQGVRISARDVVVATHYPIFDRALLFTRLTPRRELVIAAPVPEAQAPDGMYITPEHRTRSVRTAPYRDGQRLLLITGEHFTPGTSRDVEERFDALTGWARRHFGELQITHRWATQDNESSDSVPLVGLLHPRTRHVYVASGFGGWGMTGGIMAGRLLCDLITGRECPWSGLYDPRRIASVVREGGQFLKNQAKVARHFVGDRVPPLASGPRPPVDDLAPGDGTVVQSGGRHVAVHRDENGELHAVAARCTHMGCLVSFNRAERAWECPCHGSRFAPDGSVLQGPAVRPLQPREL from the coding sequence ATGAGCGAACAGGCAGGCACCTCCGGGTCGTACTGGCTTCAGACACTGCCCCCCGGCGAACCGGCCCCCGCGCCGCAGAGCGATCTCACCGTCGACGTGGCCGTGATCGGCGGGGGCATCGCGGGGCTGAGCACCGCGTGGGAGCTGGTCCGCCGCGGGCGTGAGGTCGCGGTGTTCGAGGCGGACCGGATCGCGGCCGGAGTCACCGGGCACACCACCGCGAAGGTCAGCGCCCAGCACACCTTGATCTACGACCGGCTGCGGCGCAGCCGCGGCGCGGAGGGGGCCCGGCTGTACGCCCGCTCCCAGCTGGAGGCCATCCGCCACGCCGCCGAGACCGCGCACGAGCTGGGGATCGACTGCGACTGGGAGGACACCGCGGCGTACACCTACGTGCAGGGCCGTCACCGCGTCCCCGAGCTGCGGGCCGAGGCGGAGGCCGCGCGGGAGGCGGGGCTGCCCGCCGAGTTCACGACCGAGACGGACCTGCCGTTCCCCGTCGCGGGTGCCGTACGGGTCACCGAGCAGGCCCAGTTCCATCCCCGCAAGTACCTGATGGCGCTGGCCGACAGTTTGCGCCGCGGCGGCGGGCGGCTGTACGAGGGCACCCGGGTGGTGGGCCTGACCGAGGGGGAGCCCTGCGTACTGACCACGGACCAGGGGGTGCGCATCTCCGCCCGGGACGTCGTCGTCGCAACCCACTACCCGATCTTCGACCGGGCCCTGCTGTTCACCCGGCTCACCCCCCGCCGGGAGCTGGTGATCGCCGCCCCCGTGCCCGAGGCGCAGGCGCCGGACGGCATGTACATCACACCGGAGCACCGGACCCGCTCGGTGCGCACCGCGCCGTACCGGGACGGGCAGCGCCTGCTCCTCATCACCGGCGAGCACTTCACCCCCGGCACCAGCCGCGACGTGGAGGAACGGTTCGACGCTCTCACCGGCTGGGCCCGGCGCCACTTCGGCGAACTGCAGATCACCCACCGGTGGGCCACCCAGGACAACGAGTCCTCGGACTCCGTGCCGCTCGTCGGCCTCCTGCATCCCCGGACCCGCCACGTCTACGTCGCGTCCGGCTTCGGCGGCTGGGGCATGACGGGCGGGATCATGGCCGGAAGGCTGCTCTGCGACCTGATCACCGGCCGTGAGTGCCCGTGGAGCGGCCTGTACGACCCGCGCCGTATCGCCTCCGTGGTCCGCGAGGGCGGGCAGTTCCTGAAGAACCAGGCGAAGGTGGCCCGGCACTTCGTGGGCGACCGGGTGCCGCCGCTGGCGTCCGGCCCCCGCCCGCCGGTCGACGACCTCGCCCCGGGCGACGGAACCGTCGTGCAGAGCGGCGGCCGGCACGTGGCGGTGCACCGTGACGAGAACGGTGAGCTGCACGCCGTCGCGGCCCGCTGCACCCACATGGGCTGTCTGGTCTCCTTCAACCGGGCCGAGCGCGCCTGGGAATGTCCCTGTCACGGCTCCCGCTTCGCGCCCGACGGCAGCGTCCTGCAGGGTCCCGCGGTCCGCCCGTTGCAGCCCCGCGAGCTCTGA
- a CDS encoding SpoIIE family protein phosphatase/ATP-binding protein, giving the protein MVRHLGRSRARSTGPPDTARTGRAARALPDGGGPGPRRRAGRPGSAGGPRPGLSGRSVAGQVFVLQVVVVLVLVAAAVVALVLQARYDSTQEARNRSLAVAETFAEAPGTREALAAPDPTAVLQPRAEAAREATGVDFIVVTDPDGIRYTHPLPDRIGKKFVGNIEPALAGEPVTEEIDGTIGRLVQAVVPVQEPDGTVVGLVSAGITTEHVGGAADRQLPLVLVAAAVGLAVATAGTALVSRRLLRQTHGLGPREMTRMYEHHDAVLHAVREGVLIIDGEGALLLANDEARRLLDLPEDAEGRHVRELGLDPATAELLASGRVATDEVRLVKDRLLAINQRPTDVAGGPAGSVATLRDSTELRALSGRAEVARERLDMLYAAGVGIGTSLDVTRTAEELTELVVPRFADFVTVDLFDAVLAGEQPEAGPELRRTAFGGIRRDPPLYPVGRRIRFVPSSPQARSLRTGRAILEPRLNAAPGWQAQDLERSAQVLEYGIHSLITAPLRAGSLVLGLANFWRSRKPEPFDAEDLALAEELVARAAVSIDNARRYTREHTMAVTLQRSLLPRSLPEQNALDVAYRYLPARAGVGGDWFDVLPLSGARVALVVGDVVGHGLHAAATMGRLRTAVHNFSALDLAPDELLTLLDEMVARIDQHEAEEGGSAPVTGATCLYAIYDPVSRHCAIARAGHPPPALVRPDGVVEFPEVPAGPPLGLGGLPFESADLEVAEGSRLVLYTDGLVEDRGRDIDVGLDLLREALGGAGPSPEDTCRAVVDARLPARPSDDIALIVARCRALGPDRVAAWDVPCDPAAVAEVRSSVTRRLADWGLEDLAFTTELILSELVTNAIRYGGAPIRVRVVRDRSLICEVFDGSSTAPHLRYAAMTDEGGRGLFLVAQLAERWGTRYLPSGKVIWAEQPLP; this is encoded by the coding sequence ATGGTCCGACATTTGGGTCGATCCCGGGCTCGGTCCACCGGACCGCCCGACACCGCGCGCACCGGGCGTGCGGCACGGGCGCTGCCGGACGGCGGCGGTCCGGGCCCGCGGCGCCGTGCCGGGCGGCCGGGTTCCGCGGGCGGACCGCGGCCGGGCCTGAGCGGGCGCAGTGTCGCCGGGCAGGTCTTCGTGCTCCAGGTGGTCGTCGTGCTGGTGCTGGTCGCCGCCGCGGTGGTGGCGCTGGTGCTCCAGGCCCGCTACGACAGCACGCAGGAGGCCCGCAACCGGTCGCTCGCCGTCGCCGAGACCTTCGCGGAGGCGCCGGGCACCCGGGAGGCGCTCGCCGCCCCGGATCCCACGGCGGTGCTCCAGCCGCGCGCGGAGGCGGCACGCGAGGCGACGGGCGTCGACTTCATCGTCGTGACGGACCCGGACGGCATCCGCTACACCCACCCGCTGCCCGACCGCATCGGGAAGAAGTTCGTCGGGAACATCGAGCCCGCGCTGGCCGGCGAGCCGGTGACCGAGGAGATCGACGGGACGATCGGGCGGCTGGTGCAGGCCGTGGTGCCGGTGCAGGAACCCGACGGCACGGTCGTCGGCCTGGTGTCGGCGGGCATCACCACCGAGCACGTGGGCGGCGCCGCGGACCGGCAGCTGCCCCTCGTACTGGTCGCCGCGGCGGTGGGCCTGGCGGTGGCCACGGCGGGCACCGCGCTGGTGAGCCGGCGGCTGCTGCGGCAGACGCACGGGCTGGGGCCGCGCGAGATGACCCGGATGTACGAGCACCACGACGCGGTGCTGCACGCCGTCCGCGAGGGCGTGCTCATCATCGACGGCGAGGGGGCGCTGCTGCTCGCCAACGACGAGGCACGGCGGCTGCTGGACCTGCCCGAGGACGCCGAGGGACGGCACGTGCGGGAGCTGGGCCTCGACCCGGCCACCGCGGAGCTGCTGGCCTCCGGCCGGGTCGCCACGGACGAGGTCCGGCTGGTCAAGGACCGGCTGCTGGCCATCAACCAGCGGCCCACGGACGTGGCGGGCGGCCCCGCGGGCAGTGTGGCGACCCTGCGCGACTCCACCGAACTGCGCGCCCTGTCCGGCCGGGCCGAGGTGGCACGGGAACGCCTCGACATGCTGTACGCGGCCGGGGTCGGCATCGGCACCAGCCTCGACGTGACCCGGACGGCGGAGGAGCTGACGGAGCTGGTGGTCCCCCGGTTCGCGGACTTCGTCACCGTGGACCTGTTCGACGCGGTGCTCGCCGGGGAGCAGCCGGAGGCCGGGCCGGAGCTGCGCCGTACCGCCTTCGGCGGAATCCGCCGGGATCCGCCGCTGTACCCGGTGGGCCGGCGGATCCGGTTCGTGCCGTCCTCCCCGCAGGCACGCAGCCTCCGCACCGGCCGGGCGATCCTGGAGCCCCGGCTGAACGCGGCCCCCGGCTGGCAGGCGCAGGACCTGGAACGCTCCGCGCAGGTGCTGGAGTACGGCATCCACTCGCTGATCACCGCTCCGCTGCGGGCCGGGTCGCTGGTCCTGGGGCTGGCCAACTTCTGGCGTTCCCGCAAGCCCGAGCCGTTCGACGCGGAGGACCTGGCGCTGGCCGAGGAGCTGGTGGCGCGGGCGGCGGTCTCCATCGACAACGCCCGCCGCTACACCCGCGAGCACACCATGGCGGTCACCCTGCAGCGCAGTCTGCTGCCGCGCAGCCTGCCCGAGCAGAACGCGCTGGACGTCGCCTACCGCTACCTGCCGGCGCGGGCCGGGGTGGGCGGGGACTGGTTCGACGTACTGCCGTTGTCCGGGGCCCGGGTGGCCCTGGTGGTGGGTGACGTGGTCGGGCACGGGCTGCACGCGGCCGCCACCATGGGCCGGCTGCGGACGGCCGTGCACAACTTCTCGGCGCTGGACCTGGCGCCCGACGAACTGCTGACGCTGCTCGACGAGATGGTGGCCCGGATCGACCAGCACGAGGCCGAGGAGGGCGGCAGCGCCCCGGTCACGGGCGCGACCTGCCTGTACGCCATCTACGACCCGGTGTCCCGGCACTGCGCGATCGCCCGCGCCGGGCATCCGCCGCCCGCCCTGGTGCGCCCGGACGGTGTGGTGGAGTTCCCCGAGGTCCCCGCAGGTCCGCCGCTGGGTCTCGGCGGGCTGCCGTTCGAGTCGGCCGACCTGGAGGTGGCGGAGGGCAGCCGGCTCGTGCTGTACACCGACGGGCTGGTGGAGGACCGCGGCCGGGACATCGACGTGGGACTCGATCTGCTGCGTGAGGCCCTGGGGGGCGCCGGGCCGTCGCCGGAGGACACCTGCCGGGCGGTCGTGGACGCGCGGCTGCCCGCCCGGCCGAGCGACGACATCGCGCTGATCGTGGCCCGCTGCCGGGCGCTGGGCCCGGACCGGGTCGCCGCCTGGGACGTGCCGTGCGATCCGGCGGCGGTGGCGGAGGTGCGTTCCTCGGTCACCCGGCGGCTGGCCGACTGGGGCCTCGAGGACCTGGCGTTCACCACGGAACTGATCCTCAGCGAACTGGTCACCAACGCGATCCGGTACGGCGGCGCCCCGATCCGGGTGCGGGTGGTGCGCGACCGCAGTCTGATCTGCGAGGTGTTCGACGGCAGCAGCACGGCCCCCCACCTGCGGTACGCCGCGATGACGGACGAGGGCGGGCGTGGTCTGTTCCTCGTCGCCCAGCTGGCGGAACGCTGGGGCACCCGCTACCTGCCCTCCGGCAAGGTGATCTGGGCGGAGCAGCCCCTGCCGTGA
- a CDS encoding CsbD family protein, with translation MARNEKAKAKLEQVRGKTKETSARAVGNESKTGEGRMEKAKGDLRQAKEKAKDAFRD, from the coding sequence GTGGCGCGCAACGAGAAGGCCAAGGCGAAGCTGGAACAGGTCAGGGGGAAGACCAAGGAGACGTCCGCCCGCGCGGTGGGCAACGAGAGCAAGACCGGCGAGGGCCGGATGGAGAAGGCGAAGGGTGACCTGCGCCAGGCGAAGGAGAAGGCCAAGGACGCGTTCCGCGACTGA
- a CDS encoding lipoprotein has translation MQVGVGTAGRLVASAALGAMVLTGCSDTAAPDAEVSSTVSAGASRDAADADAVGAGRGGSIGTAGSACELPVAFDVAARWEAEAIDTAGAEAAVTGPEGDGAKGEDGGVDKELAAEIAASLLRQGPVVAVCEVDAKPAGHIGFLRVFTGEPGDEDARTVLEAFVTAEVSDEVSIGEREYRTFRSGGLTGVEVSYLRTSEILEETKQQHALAVTTAEGPVVLHLGGLDDEEHKAMLPAFELAKRTLRTS, from the coding sequence GTGCAGGTCGGGGTGGGGACGGCGGGACGGCTGGTGGCTTCGGCCGCGCTGGGGGCCATGGTGCTGACGGGATGTTCGGACACCGCCGCGCCGGACGCCGAGGTCTCGTCGACCGTGTCGGCCGGTGCCTCGCGGGACGCGGCGGACGCGGACGCGGTGGGCGCCGGGCGCGGCGGGAGCATCGGCACCGCGGGCTCCGCCTGCGAGCTGCCCGTCGCCTTCGACGTCGCCGCGCGCTGGGAGGCGGAGGCGATCGACACGGCCGGGGCCGAGGCCGCCGTGACCGGACCGGAGGGTGACGGTGCGAAGGGCGAGGACGGCGGCGTCGACAAGGAACTGGCCGCCGAGATCGCCGCCTCGCTGCTGCGTCAGGGCCCGGTCGTGGCCGTCTGCGAGGTGGACGCGAAACCCGCCGGGCACATCGGTTTCCTGCGCGTCTTCACCGGCGAACCGGGCGACGAGGACGCGCGGACCGTGCTGGAGGCCTTCGTGACCGCGGAGGTGAGCGACGAGGTGAGCATCGGCGAGCGGGAGTACCGCACCTTCCGGTCGGGCGGCCTGACCGGGGTCGAGGTGTCGTACCTGCGCACCAGCGAGATCCTTGAGGAGACGAAGCAGCAGCACGCGCTCGCCGTGACCACGGCGGAGGGGCCGGTGGTCCTGCACCTCGGCGGGCTGGACGACGAGGAGCACAAGGCGATGCTCCCGGCGTTCGAGCTCGCCAAGCGGACCCTCCGCACCTCCTGA
- a CDS encoding fructosamine kinase family protein, whose translation MREVDGDDGPAAVAARFTGRVVTGLRRVSGAVTEVTLRGGPVVMVKRQDAPGGVRAEAAGLRWLAEAGAVRVPAVHGHDGSWLVIDRVPAGRPDAEAAVRFGRELAALHAAGAPAFGAPPPDGPEDASIGLAPMRNVAGADWPRWYAEHRVLPYLRRAVDDGVLRAEEAGVVERVCARLPDLAGPAEPPARLHGDLWNGNVLWGADGRAWLIDPAAHGGHRETDLAMLRLFGCPHLDRVLGGYQEAAPLADGWRDRVALHQLFPLLVHVVLFGRSYAAQVVAAARTALAR comes from the coding sequence GTGCGCGAAGTGGACGGAGACGACGGTCCGGCGGCGGTGGCGGCGCGGTTCACCGGACGCGTGGTGACCGGGCTGCGCCGGGTCTCGGGGGCGGTCACCGAGGTGACGCTGCGCGGCGGCCCGGTGGTGATGGTGAAGCGGCAGGACGCGCCGGGCGGGGTGCGGGCCGAGGCGGCGGGGCTGCGGTGGCTGGCGGAGGCCGGCGCCGTGCGCGTGCCCGCCGTACACGGACACGACGGGTCGTGGCTGGTGATCGACCGGGTGCCGGCGGGCCGGCCGGATGCCGAGGCGGCGGTGCGGTTCGGGCGTGAGCTGGCCGCCCTGCACGCCGCGGGGGCGCCCGCCTTCGGGGCGCCGCCGCCGGACGGTCCCGAGGACGCCTCCATCGGGCTCGCCCCGATGCGCAACGTCGCGGGTGCGGACTGGCCGCGCTGGTACGCGGAGCACCGGGTGCTGCCGTACCTGCGGCGCGCCGTCGACGACGGGGTGCTGCGCGCGGAGGAGGCGGGCGTGGTCGAGCGGGTCTGCGCCCGGCTCCCGGACCTGGCCGGACCCGCGGAGCCGCCGGCCCGGCTGCACGGCGATCTGTGGAACGGCAATGTGCTGTGGGGGGCCGACGGGCGGGCCTGGCTGATCGACCCGGCCGCGCACGGCGGGCATCGCGAGACCGATCTGGCGATGCTCCGGCTCTTCGGCTGCCCGCACCTGGACCGGGTCCTCGGCGGCTACCAGGAGGCCGCTCCGCTCGCCGACGGCTGGCGGGACCGGGTCGCCCTGCACCAGCTGTTCCCGCTGCTCGTCCACGTCGTGCTGTTCGGGCGGTCGTACGCCGCTCAGGTCGTCGCGGCCGCCCGTACCGCCCTGGCCCGCTGA
- a CDS encoding helix-turn-helix domain-containing protein has protein sequence MAGRAPGAVMGTAHHTVTPTWAEELLDQLRPNARDPRRVVAWLAETVAADVCLTDADGTPLAGRPVPADPALTADLAAGRIAAAALEDHGRHLRLLPVALPQRARAAVLTVARAAPFDRRAADIVTHTAGVLELLLRAHQTTAAGHRLERAASDLRLAILQLLMVEDTVSARRVAAGLWPGLLDTDTARVYVAECHPEQRDRLVRACLDATGERALVVRCPAMDGHVIVVVPGGTDADELRSLIDGRPGTFLGGSTRQSLARTAAAYGQAVSALAVARFRSDRAALYAERTRPERLMDPDALREWTRDVLRPLDGLAHHVRAELLTTTRMGLQFTAVNTAKVLGVSRNTVRARMDRVEGLLGADFSDLAARAAVHLALNTQAGLGGTVHDPATRGRTGLGGLLSGPAVRTWAHALLARLDADGRDLRGTLRAWIAAGGNAERAAQRLGVHAQTVREHVRAAEPVLERQLLAAGSDLYEVVLAHLALGDLPEPALRPADRNNPDSAVHG, from the coding sequence ATGGCCGGCCGGGCACCCGGGGCCGTCATGGGCACCGCGCACCACACCGTCACGCCGACCTGGGCGGAAGAACTCCTGGACCAACTGCGGCCCAACGCGCGGGACCCGCGCCGGGTCGTCGCCTGGCTCGCCGAGACCGTCGCCGCCGACGTCTGCCTCACCGACGCCGACGGCACCCCGCTGGCCGGCCGCCCGGTCCCCGCCGACCCGGCGCTCACCGCGGACCTCGCCGCGGGCCGGATCGCCGCCGCCGCACTGGAGGACCACGGCCGCCATCTCCGCCTGCTCCCCGTCGCGTTGCCCCAGCGCGCGCGGGCGGCCGTGCTCACCGTCGCGCGCGCCGCGCCCTTCGACCGGCGCGCGGCCGACATCGTCACCCACACCGCCGGCGTCCTGGAACTCCTGCTGCGCGCCCACCAGACCACCGCCGCCGGACACCGCCTCGAACGGGCCGCGTCCGACCTGCGGCTGGCGATCCTGCAACTGCTCATGGTCGAGGACACCGTCTCCGCCCGCCGGGTCGCCGCCGGACTGTGGCCGGGACTCCTCGACACCGACACGGCCCGCGTGTACGTCGCCGAGTGCCACCCCGAACAGCGCGACCGGCTCGTCCGGGCCTGCCTCGACGCCACCGGGGAGCGGGCCCTCGTGGTCCGCTGCCCCGCCATGGACGGCCACGTCATCGTCGTCGTACCCGGCGGGACGGACGCGGACGAGCTGCGGTCGCTGATCGACGGCAGGCCCGGCACCTTCCTCGGCGGCAGCACCCGGCAGAGCCTCGCCCGGACCGCGGCCGCCTACGGACAGGCGGTCAGCGCCCTGGCCGTCGCCCGCTTCCGGTCCGACCGGGCCGCGCTGTACGCCGAACGCACCCGCCCGGAACGCCTGATGGACCCGGACGCCCTGCGCGAGTGGACCCGCGACGTGCTGCGCCCCCTGGACGGCCTCGCCCACCACGTCCGCGCCGAACTCCTCACCACCACCCGGATGGGCCTGCAGTTCACCGCCGTGAACACGGCGAAGGTGCTCGGCGTCAGCCGCAACACCGTCCGCGCCCGCATGGACCGCGTGGAGGGGCTGCTGGGCGCCGACTTCTCCGACCTGGCCGCACGCGCCGCCGTCCACCTGGCCCTCAACACCCAGGCCGGACTCGGCGGCACCGTCCACGACCCCGCCACCCGGGGCCGGACCGGGCTGGGCGGCCTGCTGTCCGGGCCGGCGGTGCGGACCTGGGCGCACGCCCTGCTCGCCCGCCTCGACGCCGACGGACGCGACCTGCGCGGCACCCTGCGCGCCTGGATCGCCGCCGGCGGCAACGCCGAACGCGCCGCCCAGCGGCTGGGCGTGCACGCGCAGACCGTCCGCGAGCACGTCCGCGCCGCCGAGCCCGTCCTGGAGCGCCAGCTCCTCGCCGCGGGCAGCGACCTGTACGAGGTCGTGCTCGCGCATCTGGCGCTCGGCGACCTCCCCGAGCCCGCCCTGCGCCCGGCAGACCGGAACAATCCGGACTCGGCTGTGCACGGGTGA
- a CDS encoding SpoIIE family protein phosphatase yields the protein MTGSGEDRSGPRVRPSARLTALLTDAAIEAVGASGARAAGLYVRSSAPGVLRMAALAGLPGALFRPWWRVHVDRRFPVADAYRLGVQVVLPNATETMRRYPQFAAALPFPIGSICVPVTGAARTFGVLTVLRPATPEAAEVLPARDRLAELARELSVAVRPLEADDAALAWDEDPVCVAPPPTRPAAVRVGRFRWDPAADLATGDDTLRVLLGLGPDELPGGARALVRTLAKDDAHRLLKLLRRAADGGSGPDGPLYVRTADGAALRVELWTPSRVEGIVLDAGSVADAAADQLPQGMFSLDRLGRIVHANPSAARLLGEPRARFLGRPLWEGVPWLGQPAFEDRLRAALLAPDPVRFHVRRPPPGEPADTAGPQRWPAEPFRPGEGDWLTVSVHPGADVVTCTVARTTGGAEAAAPPAPPVTGAAEAEAAHAGAAEASPAYRPIVLALALSEAVTARQVSAVVMQELLPAFGGRRLALYLLQERHLYLAWESGFPPGFLAPFQGVGLDARLPGVETLTTGQPLFFDSMDQLENAYPGIPLDAAEGARAFLPLIASGRPVGSCILGFDRAHSFSTEERAVLTALAGVIAHAMEKAQRYESEATLARGLQRALLPRRLPVHPRVEAAGRYLPGTQGMDVGGDWYDVVEAGDGVALVIGDVQGHGVQAAATMGQLRSAVRAFALDDRPPDEVLGGTNRLLIDLDPGQFATCCYVRLDPATGVARFVRAGHPPPLLRHPDGRTEVLDLPGGVVLGVDPHADYPVSELPMAPGALLALYTDGLVERPGGDIDDGITALRLALARAGAPPPRPGGRWLAGVADRLTSAARHAVDRPDDIALLLACRRARPGGTG from the coding sequence ATGACTGGGAGCGGCGAGGACCGGAGCGGGCCGCGGGTGCGGCCGAGCGCGCGGCTGACCGCGCTGCTCACGGACGCCGCGATCGAGGCCGTCGGCGCCTCCGGGGCGCGCGCCGCCGGGCTGTACGTGCGGTCCTCGGCGCCCGGGGTCCTGCGGATGGCCGCGCTGGCCGGGCTGCCCGGGGCGCTGTTCCGGCCCTGGTGGCGGGTGCACGTGGACCGGCGCTTCCCCGTCGCCGACGCGTACCGGCTGGGCGTCCAGGTGGTGCTGCCGAACGCCACCGAGACGATGCGCCGCTACCCGCAGTTCGCCGCCGCCCTGCCGTTCCCCATCGGGTCGATCTGTGTGCCGGTCACCGGGGCGGCACGGACGTTCGGGGTGCTCACCGTGCTGCGGCCGGCCACGCCGGAGGCCGCGGAGGTCCTCCCCGCGCGCGACCGGCTGGCCGAGCTGGCCCGGGAACTGAGCGTCGCGGTGCGCCCGCTGGAGGCCGACGACGCGGCCCTGGCCTGGGACGAGGACCCGGTGTGCGTCGCGCCGCCGCCCACCCGTCCGGCGGCGGTACGGGTGGGCCGGTTCCGCTGGGACCCGGCCGCGGACCTGGCGACCGGGGACGACACCCTGCGGGTGCTGCTCGGGCTGGGCCCCGATGAGCTGCCCGGCGGTGCCCGGGCCCTCGTGCGGACCCTGGCGAAGGACGACGCGCACCGGCTCCTAAAGCTGCTGCGGCGGGCCGCGGACGGCGGGTCCGGTCCCGACGGGCCGCTGTACGTGCGCACCGCCGACGGGGCCGCGCTGCGGGTGGAACTGTGGACGCCGTCCCGCGTCGAGGGCATTGTCCTGGACGCGGGCTCGGTGGCCGACGCGGCCGCCGACCAGCTGCCGCAGGGCATGTTCTCCCTGGACCGCCTGGGCCGGATCGTGCACGCCAACCCGAGCGCCGCCCGGCTGCTGGGCGAGCCGCGGGCCCGGTTCCTCGGGCGGCCCCTGTGGGAGGGCGTGCCCTGGCTCGGCCAGCCCGCGTTCGAGGACCGTCTGCGGGCGGCGCTGCTCGCGCCCGACCCGGTGCGCTTCCACGTGCGCCGGCCACCCCCCGGGGAGCCGGCGGACACCGCGGGCCCGCAGCGGTGGCCCGCGGAGCCGTTCCGGCCGGGTGAGGGCGACTGGCTGACCGTCTCGGTCCATCCCGGCGCCGATGTCGTGACCTGTACCGTGGCCCGGACCACGGGCGGCGCGGAGGCCGCCGCGCCCCCGGCGCCCCCGGTGACCGGGGCCGCGGAGGCCGAGGCGGCACATGCCGGGGCCGCGGAGGCGTCGCCCGCGTACCGGCCGATCGTGCTGGCCCTGGCGCTGAGCGAGGCGGTCACCGCCCGGCAGGTGTCGGCGGTGGTCATGCAGGAGCTGCTGCCCGCCTTCGGCGGCCGGCGCCTCGCCCTCTACCTCCTCCAGGAACGGCATCTGTACCTGGCCTGGGAGAGCGGCTTCCCGCCCGGGTTCCTCGCGCCGTTCCAGGGGGTGGGGCTGGACGCCCGGCTGCCCGGGGTGGAGACGCTGACCACCGGTCAGCCGCTCTTCTTCGACTCGATGGACCAGCTGGAGAACGCCTATCCCGGCATCCCGCTGGACGCGGCGGAGGGCGCCCGCGCGTTCCTGCCGCTGATCGCGTCGGGGCGGCCGGTGGGCTCCTGCATCCTGGGCTTCGACCGGGCGCACAGCTTCAGCACCGAGGAGCGCGCGGTTTTGACCGCGCTCGCGGGGGTGATCGCGCACGCGATGGAGAAGGCCCAGCGCTACGAGAGCGAGGCCACGCTCGCCCGCGGCCTGCAGCGCGCGCTGCTGCCCCGCCGTCTGCCGGTGCATCCCCGGGTGGAGGCGGCGGGCCGGTATCTGCCGGGCACCCAGGGGATGGACGTGGGCGGCGACTGGTACGACGTGGTGGAGGCCGGCGACGGTGTGGCCCTGGTGATCGGAGACGTGCAGGGGCACGGGGTGCAGGCGGCGGCCACGATGGGGCAGCTGCGCAGCGCCGTACGGGCGTTCGCGCTAGACGACCGGCCGCCCGACGAGGTGCTCGGCGGCACCAACCGGCTCCTCATCGACCTGGACCCGGGACAGTTCGCGACCTGCTGTTACGTGCGGCTCGATCCGGCCACCGGTGTCGCCCGGTTCGTCCGGGCGGGCCATCCGCCGCCGCTGCTGCGTCACCCGGACGGCCGCACCGAGGTCCTGGACCTGCCCGGCGGGGTGGTGCTCGGGGTGGACCCGCACGCCGACTACCCGGTGTCGGAGCTGCCGATGGCGCCGGGCGCGCTGCTGGCGCTGTACACGGACGGGCTCGTGGAACGGCCCGGCGGTGACATCGACGACGGCATCACCGCGCTGCGGCTGGCCCTGGCCAGGGCGGGTGCGCCACCGCCCCGGCCGGGCGGGCGCTGGCTGGCGGGGGTGGCCGACCGGCTCACCTCGGCCGCCCGCCACGCCGTCGACCGCCCCGACGACATCGCGCTGCTGCTCGCCTGCCGGCGCGCCCGGCCCGGCGGCACGGGATGA